TCAAATGTGCCACCTTTTTCTACCAAAGTAGCAGCCTTATCCATCGTAAGCATAGTTTTTGTGTAGGTTTTGTCTTTATTTAGAGTTAGGATGGTCTTTATGCCTTCGCAGTTTGAGCATGGCAAGGTCGTGTAGTAGCTCGTGTAGATAGAGTTTGAAAGTATTAGTTTTTCTGGTTTTTTGGGTTTTTCGTCTCTAACTAGGGGCTTTTCTTCTTTTGATTTTTGTGTTTGTTCTTGATTTTGTGGCTTTAAATTTTCATTTTTCGCGCAGCCGATGATGAAAAATGAGATAAGTATGGCAAAAAGATATTTCATTTGCAACTCCTTAAAAATTGCAAAATTATATCATTTTGCCTTTAAAATTTATTTTACGCGTTTAAAGATGTATTTGTCTTTTAGCTCGCCAGTGACCTCTTTTTGATCCATGTCAAGCATCTTTAGGCTCTCACCCTCGATCTTATAAAAGCTCTTCTCTTTATACTCATCAACTGTTGTGATAACGCCGTTTTTGACTGAGTATTTGCCCTTGCTAACGGCTTTGTAGTTGTCTTTTGACTTGTAGTTCATCACACTTTCAAATGTGCCGTCTTTTTTAAGTGTAAGGGTTGAGTCTATGCCCATGCAGCTAGCGCAAGGTAAAAATGCCTTGTAAGTGCCTTCGATGCTGCTTACTGGAGCCATGCAGCTACCTTTTACTTCACATTTGCCTTGTGGGACGCTCGCGCTTTGGTTTGACGTAGCGCAACCTGCTAAAAGTAGAGCCGCACTTAGTGCAAAGATAAAATTTTTCATGCTGATCCTTTTTGAAAATAAAATTTAAAATGTATTATAATACTTAAGAAAATAACAAATTATAAATTAAAGGAGAGAAGATGCAAGTTGAGACATTTGGCGTTTTAGTCGTTGTTTTGGTCATTTTTGCATTTTTGTTTTTAAAAGCTGGCATCAAGATCGTATCGCAAGCAGATAACTTGCTGATCGAGCGACTTGGTAAATTTCACAAGGTGCTTGACGGGGGATTTCACATTATCATCCCATTTGTCGATCAGATAAGGGCGATCATAACTATAAAAGAGCAGCTTGTTGATATCACAAAACAGCAAGTCATCACAAAAGATAATGTTAATATAAGCGTCGATGGCATCGTCTTTTTAAAGGTATTTGACGCAAAAATGGCGGTTTATAACGTAGATAACTACAAACGCGCCATTGCAAATTTAGCAATGACAACGCTTCGTGGCGAGATAGGAGCGATGAACCTTGATGATACACTAAGCTCACGTGACCGCCTAAATGCCGCACTTCAAGTGGCTCTTGGCGATGCAGCTGGCAACTGGGGCGTAAAGATCATGAGAGTTGAAATTTCTGAAATTTCTGTCCCACTTGGCATCGAAGAGGCGATGAATATGCAGATGAAGGCTGAGCGTGAAAAGCGCGCGATCGAGCTAAAAGCTTTGGCTGAAAAAGAGGCTTTAATCCGCAATGCAGAGGCGCTAAAACAAGAAAAAGTGCTTCAAGCAGAGGCGATCGAGCGTATGGCTGATGCGAAAAAATACGAGCAAATCGCCATCGCAACTGCTCAAAAAGAGGCTATGGATATGATAAATGATAGCATGAGCAAAAATGCAAATGCGGCTGAATTTCTGCTTGCGCGCGACAGGGTCGGGGCATTTAGCGAGCTAGCTAAAAATAGCTCAAAAGATAAAATTTTAGTCCCTTATGAGGCGGCTGAGCTCATCGGCTCGCTTAGTGTCTTAAAGAATTTCTTAGCTAAGGATAAGGCGTGATCAGCCCTTATATAATGTTAGCCATTGGCGCAGTTTTATTCGCCCTTGAATTTACGCTATTTTCGTTTTATCTGCTATTTTTTGGCTTAGCTTTTATCATCGTCGGAGCGGTAAATTTTGGCATTGCCTTTGAGTGGCCATATCAAATTTTAGGCGTTGCAGCACTTGCGATTGTCTTGCTGGCACTTTTAAAAGCGCCGCTAAAGAGCAAATTTATGGCTAGAAAAGAGAGCTTTAATGAGGAATTTTTAGATGAAGCCGGCGTTGGCGAGATCAGAGAAAATATGGTCTATTTTAAAGGCACTCTTTGGAAGTATGACGGAGCGCTAAAAAATGGCGAAAAAGTGCAAGTTTTAGGCACTAAAGGCGACAAAGTTATATTAAAATAAAGTGCCATTTGGCACTTTACCTATTTTGCGTGGGCTGGGCAGCCTGCTGGCATTTGCCCATGCATCGCCCCTTGCATGCCGTGATGAGGGCAGCTTGGCATATTTTCTTGCATCATTTTTTGATGATGAGCACATCCGCAACTTGCACCTTGTGGCTCAGCTGGCTTTGGCTCGTTTTTAGCACAACCAACCAAAAATAATCCGCAGATAACGGCAAATATCACCTTTTTCATAACTCTCTCCTTTAAAGAATTTCTCACATTTTAGCCTTTAAAAATTAATTTTTCATAACGCCTGATTTATCATATTTAAAAGCATTTTTGGCTAAACTTTCGCCCAAAAATAAGCAAAATAAAAGGTTAAATTTGAAAAGACTTAGTGTAAAAGAGGCCACCGATCTTATAGAAAATGCACCGCTTCACGAGCTTGGCAAGATGGCGCTAGCTAGAAAAAAAGAGCTTCATCCAGAGGGCATCACGACCTTCATTGTAGATCGCAACATCAACTATACAAACGTCTGCTGGGTGGATTGTAAATTTTGCGCATTTTACCGCCACGCAAAAGAAGAAGACGCTTATGTGCTAAGTTTTGAGGAGATCGGCAAGAAGATCGAGGAGCTAATAGCCATCGGCGGCACGCAAATTTTATTTCAAGGTGGCGTTCATCCAAAGCTAAAGATCGAGTGGTACGAGGAGCTAGTAAGCTACATCAGCAAGCACTATCCAAGCATCACGATACATGGTTTTTCGGCCGTTGAGATCGACTACATCGCAAGAGTTTCAAAAATTTCTACAAAAGAGGTCTTAAGGCGCCTAAACGAAAAGGGCCTATACTCGATGCCAGGTGCTGGAGCGGAGATTTTAAGTGATAGAGTGCGTGACATCATCGCCCCTAAAAAGTGCGACACCGCAGACTGGCTTCGCATACACAAAGAGGCGCACGAGCTTGACATGAAAACGACTGCTACGATGATGTTTGGCACGGTTGAGAGCACTCGTGAGATCGTGGAGCACTGGGAGCACATCAGAAATTTACAAGATGAAACGGCTGGATTTAGGGCATTTATACTTTGGAGCTTTCAAGGGCTAAATACAAAGCTCATGCAAGAATTCCCAGAGATCAAAAAGCAAAGCTCAAACGTCTATCTAAGGCTTCTTGCGGTTTCAAGGCTCTTTTTGGATAACTTTAAAAATATCCAAAGTAGCTGGGTCACGCAGGGCAGCTACGTAGGCCAGCTAGCGCTTCTTTTTGGTGCAAACGACCTTGGTAGCACAATGATGGAGGAAAACGTCGTAAAGGCGGCAGGCGCAAGCTTTAGGATGAATCAAGACCAGATGATCGAGCTTATAAAAGATGTTGGAGAAATTCCAGCCAAACGCAACACAAACTACGATATTTTGGAGAAATTTTAGATGAAAATTTTAGATATCAATGTAAAAAATGTAAAAATCCCAGTCGTTTTTGAAAGCTCAAAAGCGATGCCAGTAGTGAGCCTAAAGCTAGTTTTCAAAGCAGCTGGTAGCTCGCAAAATGGCAAGCTAGCTGGTCTTGCAAGGCTAAGTGCAAATTTACTAAACGAGGGCGATATGAAGCTAGGCTCGGCTAAATTCGCTAAAGAGCTTGAAGTGCGGGCGATTAGCCTAAATGCAAGCTGCGGCTTTGAGACATTTTGCATCGATCTAAACTGCCTAAAAGAGCACTTTACCTTTGTGTGTGGCAAGCTAAAAGAGCTTCTGCTAGCTCCAAATTTAACAGAAGAAATTCTAAATAGGTGCAAAACCGTCACACTTGGCGAGATCGCAGCAAATGAAAACGACTTTGACTACGTGGCAAGGCAGGGGCTCTTTGAGCTTTTATATCCAAAAAGTGTGCTTGCCCAGCCAAGTATCGGCACTAAAAAGAGCATTAAAGCTATAACGCTTGAAGACGTAAGAAAATTTTTAAACGAGCATTTAGACCTTTCAAATTTACTTTGCGTGCTAGGTGGCGACATCGACGAGAAGCAGACAAAAGAGCTAGCTGGCGTTTTAGAGATACTAAAACCTGGCAAGGTGCGAAAGCTAGAGCGCTTTAGTCCAAGCGATAAATGCGAAAGCAGCGAGATCATCAGGCAAAGCGAGCAGGCATACATCTACTTTGGCGCGCCATTTAATGTGAGACCTGAAGAAAAATACAAGGCCGCAGTGGCGACATTTATTTTAGGCGAGGGTGGCTTTGGCTCGAGGCTCATGGAGGAGATACGCGTGAAAAGAGGGCTTGCATACAGCGCCTACGCTAGAAATTTGCTAAATCTCTCTTACAGCCAGCTATACGGCTATATGCAGACAAAAAATGAAAAAAAAGATGAGGCTATCGCCGTTATAAAAGAGGAAATTTTAAAATTTAGTAAAAAAGGCGTTAGCAAGGCCGAGCTTGAGCAGGCGAAGAAATTTTTACTTGGCTCGTTGCCGCTTAGGCTTGAGACGCTATTTAAGCGCCTTGACATCGCGCAGGGCGAGTTTTACGAGCATGGCGAGCTTGGGGCATTTTTAAAGGACCTTGATAAAATTTCAGCCCTTTCGCTAAGTGAGCTAAATAGCTTCATAAAAGCCCACGCAGAGATCAATCAGCTAAGTTTTTGCGTCTTAAAAAATGAAATTTGAAGCAAGCGACAGAGCAAAACTTCTAAAAATAGGCGTGCTTAGCCTGCTTGACCTTGCTCTCGTGCTACCAAAGGGCTTTGAGGATACGACGATCGCTAAGAGCCCAAGAGAAGGGCAAGTCTGCATAAATGTAAAGATCACATCGCTCGCCTCGCGCCCTGGCATGCTGACAGCACTTGCCTTTTGCGAGCAGTGGCAAAGTAGCGTAAAGATCGTCATTTTTAACGCAAAATCTTGGCACTACGGCGCTTTTAAGACAGGCAAAGAGATGGCTATATATGGGCTTTGCTCCTACGCCTTTGGCTCGTGGCAGATCGTAAATCCAAAAATCACCACAAAAATAGGCCAGATCGTGCCTAAATTTAAGACCGAGCTAAAAGATGAGGAGCTAAAAAAACTCATCTTAAAATATCTAAATTTACAAAATTTACTGGCCGAGGGCTTAAATGAAAAAGAGGCTAAATTTCTAGCTGATCTGCAAAGGCTAGATGAGCAAAGCGTGCAAATTTTATACCGCTTAAAAAATGATGGTGAGGGTTTAGAAATTTTAAAATTTGTAGAAATTTTTAACTACATAAAAAAGCTAAGTGCTAAAAAAACCTACTTTAAAAGCCCCAAGATCAAGCTTTTTGATATAAGCTCTTGGCTTAAGGGCCTGCCATTTACGCCGACAAATGATCAGATAAACGCCATAAATGACATCAGAGACGACCTTAGCGCCGTGCAGGCAAAAAGGCGCGTCATAATGGGCGATGTGGGAAGTGGTAAGACGCTTGTGATCCTAGCAGCAGCGCTAAGCGTCTATCCGCAAAGTGCCATTTTGATGGCGCCAACAAGCATCTTAAGCGAGCAAATTTATAATGAAGCAAAGAGGCTTTTGCCTGCTTTTATGAATGTGATGTTGGTGCGAAGTGGGGAGAAAAAGATAGACTTTGGCGGGGCAAATTTGATCGTTGGCACGCATGCGCTACTCTTTCACGAGCTGCCAAACTCGCCGCTTGTTATGGTCGATGAGCAGCACCGCTTTGGCTCAAACCAGCGCAAAAAGATAGAGGAGCTGGCTTCAAGCGAGGACGAGCGAGCAAATTTCGTGCAGTTTTCAGCTACGCCAATACCAAGGACGCTAAGTTTAATCCAGTCTGAGATCGTAAATTTTAGCTTTTTAAAGCAGATGCCATTTAAGAAAAATATAACGAGCCAAATTTTAGGCGCTAGCGAGTTTGGCTTTTTGCTAGCTCACATCAAAAAGCAGCTTGCAGGAGGCTTTCAAGTGGCTATCATCTATCCGCTAGTTGAGAGCAGTGAGAGCTCAAACTACCAAAGTCTAAGCGAGGCGCAGGGCTTTTGGCTAAAGAATTTTAAAAATGTCTTCGTCACGCACGGAAAAGACAAAGAGAAAGAGGAAATTTTAAGGCGATTTAGAGAAGAGGGTGAAATTTTGCTCTCAACCACCGTTGTTGAGGTGGGTATCTCGCTACCAAGGCTAAATACGATAGTGATCGTGGGCGCTGAGCGGCTGGGGCTTGCCACGCTTCATCAGCTGCGAGGCAGAGTGGGGCGAAATGGCGGCGATGGATACTGCTTTTTATTTACCAAGCTAAAAGAGGCGCCAGCTAGGCTAAAAGAATTTTGTGCGACAAATGACGGCTTTAAGGTGGCCGAGCTCGATCTGAAAAACCGCCAAAGCGGCGATATACTAAATGGCTTTTTCCAGCACGGAGCGACCTTTAACTTTTATGACTACGAGGATGATATCACGCAGGCTGCAAAGGCCAGAGTGGCGGAAATTAAAAATAACGTTTAGTGACTATT
Above is a window of Campylobacter concisus DNA encoding:
- a CDS encoding copper resistance protein NlpE; the protein is MKNFIFALSAALLLAGCATSNQSASVPQGKCEVKGSCMAPVSSIEGTYKAFLPCASCMGIDSTLTLKKDGTFESVMNYKSKDNYKAVSKGKYSVKNGVITTVDEYKEKSFYKIEGESLKMLDMDQKEVTGELKDKYIFKRVK
- a CDS encoding SPFH domain-containing protein: MQVETFGVLVVVLVIFAFLFLKAGIKIVSQADNLLIERLGKFHKVLDGGFHIIIPFVDQIRAIITIKEQLVDITKQQVITKDNVNISVDGIVFLKVFDAKMAVYNVDNYKRAIANLAMTTLRGEIGAMNLDDTLSSRDRLNAALQVALGDAAGNWGVKIMRVEISEISVPLGIEEAMNMQMKAEREKRAIELKALAEKEALIRNAEALKQEKVLQAEAIERMADAKKYEQIAIATAQKEAMDMINDSMSKNANAAEFLLARDRVGAFSELAKNSSKDKILVPYEAAELIGSLSVLKNFLAKDKA
- a CDS encoding NfeD family protein; amino-acid sequence: MISPYIMLAIGAVLFALEFTLFSFYLLFFGLAFIIVGAVNFGIAFEWPYQILGVAALAIVLLALLKAPLKSKFMARKESFNEEFLDEAGVGEIRENMVYFKGTLWKYDGALKNGEKVQVLGTKGDKVILK
- the recG gene encoding ATP-dependent DNA helicase RecG, producing the protein MKFEASDRAKLLKIGVLSLLDLALVLPKGFEDTTIAKSPREGQVCINVKITSLASRPGMLTALAFCEQWQSSVKIVIFNAKSWHYGAFKTGKEMAIYGLCSYAFGSWQIVNPKITTKIGQIVPKFKTELKDEELKKLILKYLNLQNLLAEGLNEKEAKFLADLQRLDEQSVQILYRLKNDGEGLEILKFVEIFNYIKKLSAKKTYFKSPKIKLFDISSWLKGLPFTPTNDQINAINDIRDDLSAVQAKRRVIMGDVGSGKTLVILAAALSVYPQSAILMAPTSILSEQIYNEAKRLLPAFMNVMLVRSGEKKIDFGGANLIVGTHALLFHELPNSPLVMVDEQHRFGSNQRKKIEELASSEDERANFVQFSATPIPRTLSLIQSEIVNFSFLKQMPFKKNITSQILGASEFGFLLAHIKKQLAGGFQVAIIYPLVESSESSNYQSLSEAQGFWLKNFKNVFVTHGKDKEKEEILRRFREEGEILLSTTVVEVGISLPRLNTIVIVGAERLGLATLHQLRGRVGRNGGDGYCFLFTKLKEAPARLKEFCATNDGFKVAELDLKNRQSGDILNGFFQHGATFNFYDYEDDITQAAKARVAEIKNNV
- a CDS encoding dehypoxanthine futalosine cyclase — translated: MKRLSVKEATDLIENAPLHELGKMALARKKELHPEGITTFIVDRNINYTNVCWVDCKFCAFYRHAKEEDAYVLSFEEIGKKIEELIAIGGTQILFQGGVHPKLKIEWYEELVSYISKHYPSITIHGFSAVEIDYIARVSKISTKEVLRRLNEKGLYSMPGAGAEILSDRVRDIIAPKKCDTADWLRIHKEAHELDMKTTATMMFGTVESTREIVEHWEHIRNLQDETAGFRAFILWSFQGLNTKLMQEFPEIKKQSSNVYLRLLAVSRLFLDNFKNIQSSWVTQGSYVGQLALLFGANDLGSTMMEENVVKAAGASFRMNQDQMIELIKDVGEIPAKRNTNYDILEKF
- a CDS encoding M16 family metallopeptidase, yielding MKILDINVKNVKIPVVFESSKAMPVVSLKLVFKAAGSSQNGKLAGLARLSANLLNEGDMKLGSAKFAKELEVRAISLNASCGFETFCIDLNCLKEHFTFVCGKLKELLLAPNLTEEILNRCKTVTLGEIAANENDFDYVARQGLFELLYPKSVLAQPSIGTKKSIKAITLEDVRKFLNEHLDLSNLLCVLGGDIDEKQTKELAGVLEILKPGKVRKLERFSPSDKCESSEIIRQSEQAYIYFGAPFNVRPEEKYKAAVATFILGEGGFGSRLMEEIRVKRGLAYSAYARNLLNLSYSQLYGYMQTKNEKKDEAIAVIKEEILKFSKKGVSKAELEQAKKFLLGSLPLRLETLFKRLDIAQGEFYEHGELGAFLKDLDKISALSLSELNSFIKAHAEINQLSFCVLKNEI